TCGGGCGGAAGCGGAACAGCCAGGGATTGCCGAGCTGGGTCAGCACCGGGTCGGTGCCGCCGAAGGCCACGGGCTTGCCGGTCTTGAGGATGTCAGGCGCCATGGCGTGGTTCTGGGTCGAGCGGATCGAGCCGAGGAACGCCACGAGGTCGGGCTGCGAGGCGAGCTTGGAGAAGGCCAGCACCGCGCCCGGATTGGTGGTCTGGTCGTCCTCGGTGACGAGCTCCATCGGCTTGCCGAGGACGCCGCCGGCCTTGTTGACGGCCTCCAGGGCGATCTTGGCACCGTTGAGGGCGAAGCGGCCGGCATCGGCGCCGGGCCCCGTGACCGGCAGCACCATGCCGATGCGGATCGTGCCGCCCGCTTGAGCGCTCACTGGTCGGATGATCGACGGGGCGACGAGGCCCGTGGCCGCGACCGTGGCCGCACTCTTCAGGAAAACGCGGCGCGTCGTCCTCATCGGCATGTTCCTCCCGTGGGCAAATGGCCGGTGCTTCGAGGCCCGGCCTTGGGCGGGAATGAGACACCGGCAGCGCTGCCATGTCCATCCCCCGGGATTGAAAAATGCCGGGTCAGATCTGCGCAGGATCCCCTCGACCTGCGGCTCCGGCGCGGCCATTCTCCCGGCCGCCAGAACGCGGCTGCCAGAAGATGGCTTCCCCGCGGCCGCCAGAACCAAGAAACCGGGAGGATTGTTTATGCAGATCCCAGCCAGCGGCCTGACCGCCTACGTGCGGGACATCTTCTTGCGCGAGGGCTGCTCCGAGGCCGAGGCCGAGCGGATCGGCCGCTACCTCGTCGCCGCCAACCTGACCGGGCACGACAGCCACGGGGTGATCCGGGTGCCGCGCTACGTCGCCTGGCTGCAGGAGGGCGAGGTCGAGGCCGACCGCACGCCCGAGGTGGTGAGCGACGGCCCGGCCTTCGCGCTCGTCGATGCCCATTACGGCTTCGGCCAGACCGCCGGCCCGTTCGCGACGGAACTCGGAATTCGCAAAGCCAAAGAGAACGGTGTCGCCATCGTGGCCCTGCGGCATGCCGGCCATCTCGGCCGCATCGGCGAGTGGGCGGAGCAGGCCGCCGCCGCCGGCCTCGTCTCTGTGCATTTCGTCAACGTGGCCGGCAGCCTTCTCGTCGCGCCCTTCGGCTCGGTCGACCGGCGCTTCTCGACCGCGCCCTTCGCGGCGGGCTTCCCGGTCCAGGGCGGCGAGCCGGTGATCCTCGACTTCGCGACCTCCGCGGTCGCCGAGGGCAAGGTGCTGGTCGCCTCGCAAGGGGGCAAGGCGCTGCCCGAGGGCGTGCTGATCGAGCCCGACGGGCGCCTCTCCGCCGATCCCGCGACCCTCTACGGCCCCCTCGACGGCCTCGAGCGCGACAACCGCAACGGTGCCGGCGCGATCCGGGCCTTCGGCGAACACAAGGGCTCAGGGCTGGCGCTGATGTGCGAGCTGCTCGCCGGGGCGCTCACGGGATCCGGTACGGCGGGGCCGGGCGCGCGGCGGTTCTGCAACGGCATGCTGTCGCTCTACATGACGCCGGAGGCCTTCGGCTCCGAGGACGCGATGGTGCGCGAGACCCGGGCCTATCTCGACTTCTTCAAGAGCGCCCGGCCGGTGCCCGGCGGCGAGGTGCTGCTGCCGGGCGAGCCGGAGCGGCGGACGCGGGCGAAGCGTTTGGCGGAAGGCGTGCCGCTGTCCGATCCGGTGTGGGAGACGCTTCTCGCGGTGGGACGGCCGCATGGATTGGATGGGGAGGCGTACAGGCGCTGAACCAGCGCCCTTGAGCGCCAACCACCCAGAAAACCACGAGACACGGCGCTCCGCTTCCGTACAATCCTCCCGTCCGGCGCGAAGACACCGGACGGGAGGAGACGAGTGATGAACCGACGTGACGTCCTCGCGGGCGCCGCCGCCCTCACGGCGACCACGGTCGCGGCGCGGGCCGACCGGCTGCCCCTCGGCGACCTGCCGGGCACCCGCTATCCCGACCCGCGGGTCGAGGTGCTCGACAAGCGCTTCCGCTACAAGGTCGGCAACGCCGCCATCGAGCGCATCGCCACCGGCTTCCGCTGGGCGGAAGGGCCGGTCTATTTCCGGGACGGCGGCTACCTGTTGTGGAGCGACATTCCCAACAACCGGATCATGCGCTGGCTCGAGAACGGCCATGTCAGCGTTTTCCGGGCGAACTCGAACTATTCGAACGGCAACACCCGCGACCGCCAGGGCCGGCTCATCACCTGCGAGCACGACACAAGACGGGTGACCCGCACCGAGCCGGACGGCAAGATCACGGTGCTGATCGACAAGTTCGACGGCAAGCCGCTCAACGCGCCGAACGACGCGGTGGTGGCCTCCGACAACGCGGTCTGGTTCACCGATCCGGGCTACGGCATCGACGGGTTCTACGAGGGCCACAAGGACAAGGCGGAACTCCCGACCCGGGTCTACCGGCTCGATCCCTCGACCGGCCAGGCCAAGGTGGTGGCCGAAGGCATCGACCGGCCGAACGGGCTCGCCTTCTCGCCTGACGAGAAGATCCTCTACGTGGTCGATTCCGGCGCGACCCATGGCGGGCGGGCGAACATTCGCGCCTTCACCGTCGAGGGCGACAAGCTCACCGGCGACCGGGTCTTCGCGGAGGGGTTCTCGCCGGGCTTCACCGACGGGGTGCGCACCGACGTCGACGGCAACGTCTGGTGCTCGATGGGCTGGGCCGACCCGAAGGAGGACGGGGTGCGCTGCTACACGCCGTCGGGCGACCTGATCGGCAAGATCCACCTGCCGGAGACCTGCGCCAACCTCTGCTTCGGCGGACCGAAGAAGAACCGGCTGTTCATGGCCGCGAGCACGTCGATCTACGCGGTGTATGTCGAGACGCAGGGGGCGATGGTGCCGTAAAGTCTCGGACTTGCTCTTAGTTTACGTAGAGCGATGCCTTCTATGTAGAGCGCGCGAACCCTCCCCCCTCTGCGGGGGGGGGAGGGTGGCCCCCGCGTCAGCGGGGGTCGGGAGAGGGGACGCCGCTTCCGAAGAGGTCGCGGCCGTCATGAAGGGCTCTCCCTGGATCGACGTCGCGCCGCCCCTCTCCCGCCCCACTCCGTTGGGGCACCCTCCCCCGCAGAGGGGGGAGGGTTGGGCGTCGGCCCTCTCCAAAGTATCGTTCGAGCAGACTCCTAAAACTCCACCCGGTCGCCGCCCTTCAGCGCCAGGATCTCGCGCGCGTCGTCCGGCGTCGCGACGTCGAGCCCCAGTCCCTCGATGATCTGGCGCACCTTCAGGACCTGCTGCGCATTGGACTCGGCCATCTGGCCCGCCCCGATCCACAGCGAATCCTCCAGCCCGACCCGGACGTTGCCGCCGAGCGCGATCGCCTGCGCGGCGATGGTCATCTGGTTGCGGCCCGCGCCCAGCACCGACCAGCGGTAATCGTCGCCGAACAGCCGGTCGGCGGTGCGCTTCATGTGCTGCACGTCCTCCGGATGCTGGCCGATGCCGCCGAGGATGCCGAACACGCTCTGGACGAAGAACGGCGGCTTGATCACGCCGCGATCGGCGAAGTGGGCGAGCGTGTAGAGATGGCCGATATCGTAGCACTCGACCTCGAACCGGGTGCCGTTCTCGGCGCAGGTCGTGAGGATGTGCTCGATATCGGCGAAGGTGTTCTTGAAGATCCGATCGCGGGAACCCTCGAGATACGGCTGCTCCCAATCGTGCTGGAAGGTCTTGAACCGCGACAGCATCGGGTAGAGGCCGAAATTCATCGACCCCATGTTGAGCGAGGCGACCTCCGGCTTGAAGTGGGCTGCCGGGCCGAGGCGCTCGTCGATGCCCATGGTCGGGGCGCCGCCGGTGGTGAGGTTCACCACGCAGTTCGAGCGCTGCTTGATCACCTTCAGGAAGGGCTCGAAGGCTTGCGGCGACTGGTCGGGCTTGCCGGTCTTCGGGTCGCGGGCGTGCAGGTGAACGATCGCGGCGCCGGCCTCCGCCGCGCCGATCGCGGCCTCGGCGATCTCGTCGGGCGTCACCGGCAGGTGCGGCGACATCGAGGGCGTGTGGATCGCGCCGGTGACGGCGCAGGTGATGACGACTTTCCGCTTGGCCATGAACATTGCTCCTTAGGATTGGGCGCGCTTGTGCGCCATGAGGGCGGCGAGGCGCGCGTCGCGGCGGCGGCTGCGCTCCGCCGGCGGGGCGGGATCGGGGCCGCCGCCCCAGGCGGCGACGATGCGGGCGGTGCTCTCGGGCGACCACACCGAGGCGGGGGCAGGATCGGCGGCGAGGCGGCCGTAGAAGCCGCCGTAGCGGGCGGCGTAGTCGGCCACGCCCCCCGGCGCGTTGAGATCGATGGTGGCGAAGGGCCCGAGGAAGGACCAGCGTAGGCCCAATCCCTCGGCCACCGTCCTGTCGAGGTCGGCCGGGCTCACCACGCCCTCGGCGACGAGGCGGAAGGCCTCCGAGAGCAGGGCGCCCTGCAGACGGTTGAGCACGAAGCCTTCGACCTCGCGGTTGACCGTCACCGGCGCCTGGCCGGCGGCCTCGTAGAGGGCGCGGGCGCGCTCCACCACCGCCGGGTCGGTCCAGGGCGCGCCGCAGAGCTCGACCACCGGCACGAGGTGGGGCGGGTTGACCGGGTGGCCGACGAGGCAGCGGGCGCGCCCCGCGAGGCCTTCGGTGAACAGCGACGCGACGATGGCCGAGGTCGAGGAGGCGAGGATCGTCTCCGGTCCGCACAGGGCGTCGAGCTCGGAAAAGAGCGCGCGCTTGGCCTCCACCGTCTCGGGGCCGTTCTCCTGCACGAGGTCGGCGCCGGCCACCGCCTCGGCGAGGGTCGGGCAGGTGCGGATCCGGGCAAGCGCGGCCGGCACGTCGGCGACGAGGCCGTGGGCCTCGAGCTGGCGCAAAGCCGCCTCGATGTGGCCGGGGGCGGCATCGAGCGCCGCCGGGTGGAGGTCGGTGAGGCGGATTTCGAACCCGGACCGGGCGAAGACCACGGCCCAGGACCGGCCGATCAGCCCGGCCCCGACGACGGCAACTGTTGGCATCTGCGACGAATCTCCCTCGCGGCGGATCATAGACAGGAACTCACAGCCACAGCACCTGCCGGCGCAAGCCGAGGTCGTCGCGCAGGGCCTGCGACGGGCCGACATGCATCACCCGGCCGCGCTCCAGCGCCACGGTGCGGTCGGAGAGGGCGAGCGCGAGATCGAGGTTGTGGTCGACGATGACGATCGACACTTCGCGCCGGAGGGCGTCGAAGGTCTCGAACAGGCTCTCGACCACCGCCGGCGCCAGGCCCTCGAACGGTTCGTCGAGGAGCAGCACCCGCACGTCGCCGGAGAGCGCGCGGGCCACCGCCACCATCTGCTGCTCGCCGCCCGAGAGGTAATCGGCCGGGGTCCGCCAGCGCTCGCGCAGGCGCGGGAAGTAGGACAGCACCCGCTCCTCGTCCCAGTGCACGCCGTTGCCGGTGCGGCGCTTGAGCCGGCCGAGCTCCAGGTTCTCGGCGACGCTCATCCCGGCAAAGAGGCCGCGCCCCTGCGGCACGTAGCCGATGCCGGCCCGCGCGATCGCCGCCGCCGAGCGGCCGTCGAGGATCTCGTCGCCGAGCGTGATGTGGCCGGCGGCGTGGGGGGCGAGGCCGGTGATGGTCTTGAGGCAGGTCGACTTGCCGGCGCCGTTGCGGCCGAGCAGGGCCACGATCTCGTGGGCGTGGACGTCGAAGGTGACGCCCGAGAGGATGTGGCTCTTGCCGTAATAGGTGTCGACGGAGTCGAGCGAGAGCAGCACGCGCGGCTCTGCGGCGCTCGGGCGGATTTTGCCCGCCATCGCGGCGGTGCCCGATCCGATATAGACCTCCTGCACGCGCGGCGAGGTGCGGGCGTCCTCGACCGTGCCGTCGACCAAGACCGTGCCCTCGTTCATCACCGTCACGGCGTCGGCGATCTGAAAAACCCGGTCGATGTCGTGCTCGACCATCAGCACCGGCATCTCGGTCGAGACCCGCTTGATGATGTCGCCGATGCGGGTGCGCTCGGCCGCGGCGAGGCCGGCCAGCGGCTCGTCGAGGAGCAGCACCCGGGGCTTGGTCGCGAGCGCCACCCCCATGTCGAGCAGGCGCTGGCCGCCATAGGAGAGCGAACCGGCCTCGGCCCGCTCCAGCCCGGCGAGCCCGAGCCAGCGCAGGATCTCCGCGGTCTCGGCCGCGGCCTCCCGGTCGGCGCGGGCGTCGCGCCAGGGATGGAACCGGCCGGGGCGGCGCCCCTGCACGGCGAGGCGAATGTTGTCCTCGACGGTGAGCGCCGGAAACAGGTTGGTGATCTGGAACGAGCGGCCGATGCCGGCCGCGCAGATCCGCTCCGGCGCGAAGCCGGCGATCGAGCGCTCGGCCAGGGTCACGGTGCCGGCATCCGGCCTGTACATTCCGGAGATCAGGTTGAAGGCGGTGGTCTTGCCGGCGCCATTGGGGCCGATCAGGGCGTGCAGCGTCCGGTCGCGGATCAGGAGGGTGACCCCGTCGACCGCCTTCAGGCCGCCGAACCGCTTGGCGATGCCGCGGGCCGCGAGGATTACCCCGTCGATCGCGCCGTCCGGCCGCAGGAAGGGCGGCAGGTTCTCCGGCAACCCGGCCCGGCGGCCGGCCATGGCGGCCTCCTCGGTGGCGGGCGGGCGCAGCATCCGGTAGAGCCGCCGGCCGATGCCGACGAGCCCGTCGGGCGAGAACAGGATGAAGCCGACGAACAGGAGGCCGAACCAGAACAGCCAGTTCGCGGTCCAGATCGACAGCATCTCGCGGAACAGGATGAAGAACAGGGCCCCGATCGCCGGCCCGGCGAGGCCGCGCATCCCGCCGATCACCACCATGGCGAGCAACTCGCCCGAAAAGGCGGAGCCGAGGGGCTCGGCCGAGGCGAAGCGGTGGGTGAAGACGCTCAACACGCCGGCGAGTCCCGTCACGGTGGCCGAGACCGTGAAGGCGAGGAGCTTGTAGCGGTTGGTCGGGTAGCCGAGGAAGCGCGCCCGCTGCTCGTTCTCGCGGATCGCCTCCAGCACCGTGCCGACCGGGGACCGGCGGAAGCGCGCGAGCCCGTAGGCGACCGCGAAGCCGACGAGCGCCACGAGCCCATACCAGGTCCAGGCCGCATCGAGGTCGAGCCCGAGGAGCCCTGTTCGCTCGACGCCGCCATAGCCGCTCTC
This is a stretch of genomic DNA from Methylobacterium sp. 17Sr1-1. It encodes these proteins:
- a CDS encoding malate/lactate/ureidoglycolate dehydrogenase — its product is MQIPASGLTAYVRDIFLREGCSEAEAERIGRYLVAANLTGHDSHGVIRVPRYVAWLQEGEVEADRTPEVVSDGPAFALVDAHYGFGQTAGPFATELGIRKAKENGVAIVALRHAGHLGRIGEWAEQAAAAGLVSVHFVNVAGSLLVAPFGSVDRRFSTAPFAAGFPVQGGEPVILDFATSAVAEGKVLVASQGGKALPEGVLIEPDGRLSADPATLYGPLDGLERDNRNGAGAIRAFGEHKGSGLALMCELLAGALTGSGTAGPGARRFCNGMLSLYMTPEAFGSEDAMVRETRAYLDFFKSARPVPGGEVLLPGEPERRTRAKRLAEGVPLSDPVWETLLAVGRPHGLDGEAYRR
- a CDS encoding SMP-30/gluconolactonase/LRE family protein, translated to MNRRDVLAGAAALTATTVAARADRLPLGDLPGTRYPDPRVEVLDKRFRYKVGNAAIERIATGFRWAEGPVYFRDGGYLLWSDIPNNRIMRWLENGHVSVFRANSNYSNGNTRDRQGRLITCEHDTRRVTRTEPDGKITVLIDKFDGKPLNAPNDAVVASDNAVWFTDPGYGIDGFYEGHKDKAELPTRVYRLDPSTGQAKVVAEGIDRPNGLAFSPDEKILYVVDSGATHGGRANIRAFTVEGDKLTGDRVFAEGFSPGFTDGVRTDVDGNVWCSMGWADPKEDGVRCYTPSGDLIGKIHLPETCANLCFGGPKKNRLFMAASTSIYAVYVETQGAMVP
- a CDS encoding 3-keto-5-aminohexanoate cleavage protein — protein: MAKRKVVITCAVTGAIHTPSMSPHLPVTPDEIAEAAIGAAEAGAAIVHLHARDPKTGKPDQSPQAFEPFLKVIKQRSNCVVNLTTGGAPTMGIDERLGPAAHFKPEVASLNMGSMNFGLYPMLSRFKTFQHDWEQPYLEGSRDRIFKNTFADIEHILTTCAENGTRFEVECYDIGHLYTLAHFADRGVIKPPFFVQSVFGILGGIGQHPEDVQHMKRTADRLFGDDYRWSVLGAGRNQMTIAAQAIALGGNVRVGLEDSLWIGAGQMAESNAQQVLKVRQIIEGLGLDVATPDDAREILALKGGDRVEF
- a CDS encoding 3-hydroxyacyl-CoA dehydrogenase, which codes for MPTVAVVGAGLIGRSWAVVFARSGFEIRLTDLHPAALDAAPGHIEAALRQLEAHGLVADVPAALARIRTCPTLAEAVAGADLVQENGPETVEAKRALFSELDALCGPETILASSTSAIVASLFTEGLAGRARCLVGHPVNPPHLVPVVELCGAPWTDPAVVERARALYEAAGQAPVTVNREVEGFVLNRLQGALLSEAFRLVAEGVVSPADLDRTVAEGLGLRWSFLGPFATIDLNAPGGVADYAARYGGFYGRLAADPAPASVWSPESTARIVAAWGGGPDPAPPAERSRRRDARLAALMAHKRAQS
- a CDS encoding branched-chain amino acid ABC transporter ATP-binding protein/permease, with amino-acid sequence MTDRSDRLTLPLLAAALVALPLCLQALGLTLTSATDVVVFAVACLGLNILVGQTGLVSFGHGAFFGLGAYAAAIGQRTFFPGTLLPPVLFALVVVAVASLLLGLLILRRRGVYFSLLTLALSALSFTIAFRWTALTGGESGYGGVERTGLLGLDLDAAWTWYGLVALVGFAVAYGLARFRRSPVGTVLEAIRENEQRARFLGYPTNRYKLLAFTVSATVTGLAGVLSVFTHRFASAEPLGSAFSGELLAMVVIGGMRGLAGPAIGALFFILFREMLSIWTANWLFWFGLLFVGFILFSPDGLVGIGRRLYRMLRPPATEEAAMAGRRAGLPENLPPFLRPDGAIDGVILAARGIAKRFGGLKAVDGVTLLIRDRTLHALIGPNGAGKTTAFNLISGMYRPDAGTVTLAERSIAGFAPERICAAGIGRSFQITNLFPALTVEDNIRLAVQGRRPGRFHPWRDARADREAAAETAEILRWLGLAGLERAEAGSLSYGGQRLLDMGVALATKPRVLLLDEPLAGLAAAERTRIGDIIKRVSTEMPVLMVEHDIDRVFQIADAVTVMNEGTVLVDGTVEDARTSPRVQEVYIGSGTAAMAGKIRPSAAEPRVLLSLDSVDTYYGKSHILSGVTFDVHAHEIVALLGRNGAGKSTCLKTITGLAPHAAGHITLGDEILDGRSAAAIARAGIGYVPQGRGLFAGMSVAENLELGRLKRRTGNGVHWDEERVLSYFPRLRERWRTPADYLSGGEQQMVAVARALSGDVRVLLLDEPFEGLAPAVVESLFETFDALRREVSIVIVDHNLDLALALSDRTVALERGRVMHVGPSQALRDDLGLRRQVLWL